From the Diospyros lotus cultivar Yz01 chromosome 13, ASM1463336v1, whole genome shotgun sequence genome, one window contains:
- the LOC127788859 gene encoding uncharacterized protein LOC127788859 isoform X2, with the protein MDLLQSYTDGEIDGDDQQPQEPDESLRNPSSTASDHHSSPESSPVRISLPAKSSAPKVDDTTLALTVAQTNRTLAKPLDPKQHVVAYNPTYDQLWAPIYGPSHPYAKDGLAQGLRNHKLGFVENAAIEPFVFDEQYNTFHKYGYAADPSASAGFNYVGDLDRLKECDGISVYNIPQHEQKKRRLEKKKDKEEGEGEGEGEGVDQVDQTEVQNPASEAWLLKNRKSPWAGKKEGLQAELTEEQKKYAEEYAKKKGEERAGNSEKGELVADKSTFHGKEERDYQGRSWIAPPKDAKATNDHCYIPKRLVHTWSGHTKGVSAIRFFPKHGHLILSAGMDTKVKIWDVFNSGKCMRTYMGHSKAVRDIWFCNDGTKFLTAGYDKNIKYWDTETGQVISTFSTGKIPYVVRLNPDDDKQNILLAGMSDKKIVQWDMNSGQITQEYDQHLGAVNTITFVDNNRRFVTSSDDKSLRVWEFGIPVVIKYISEPHMHSMPSIALHPNTNWLAAQSLDNQILIYSTRERFQLNKKKRFAGHIVAGYACQVNFSPDGRFVMSGDGEGKCWFWDWKSCKVFRTLKCHEGVCIGCQWHPLEQSKVATCGWDGLIKYW; encoded by the coding sequence ATGGATCTTCTCCAGTCATACACAGACGGCGAAATCGATGGCGACGACCAACAGCCCCAGGAACCAGACGAGTCGCTTCGGAACCCTAGCTCAACCGCCTCCGACCACCACTCCTCGCCGGAATCTTCGCCGGTCCGAATCTCCCTCCCCGCCAAATCGTCCGCCCCCAAAGTCGATGACACCACTCTCGCCCTCACCGTGGCCCAGACCAATCGAACCCTAGCCAAGCCGCTCGACCCCAAGCAACACGTCGTCGCTTACAATCCCACTTACGACCAGCTCTGGGCGCCGATCTACGGCCCTTCGCATCCCTACGCCAAGGACGGTCTCGCCCAGGGCCTCCGCAATCACAAGCTAGGGTTCGTCGAAAACGCCGCGATTGAGCCCTTCGTTTTCGACGAACAGTATAATACGTTCCACAAATACGGTTATGCGGCTGACCCCTCGGCCTCGGCCGGGTTTAATTACGTCGGAGACTTGGATAGGTTGAAGGAATGCGATGGCATATCGGTGTATAATATACCCCAGCACGAGCAGAAAAAGCGGAGGcttgagaagaagaaggataaagaagaaggggaaggcGAAGGCGAAGGCGAAGGCGTCGATCAGGTTGATCAGACGGAGGTCCAGAATCCGGCGTCGGAGGCGTGGTTATTGAAGAACCGGAAGAGTCCATGGGCGGGAAAGAAGGAAGGGTTGCAGGCGGAGTTGACGGAGGAGCAGAAGAAGTATGCGGAGGAGTATGCGAAGAAGAAGGGTGAAGAGAGAGCTGGGAATAGTGAAAAGGGTGAGTTGGTTGCTGATAAGAGTACATTCCACGGGAAGGAGGAGAGGGATTATCAGGGTAGATCGTGGATTGCGCCACCTAAGGACGCCAAGGCCACGAATGACCATTGTTATATACCAAAGAGATTGGTCCATACTTGGAGTGGGCACACAAAGGGTGTGTCTGCCATTCGGTTTTTCCCTAAGCATGGCCATTTGATTCTCTCGGCTGGAATGGACACGAAGGTGAAGATTTGGGATGTGTTCAATTCGGGTAAATGTATGAGGACTTACATGGGGCATTCAAAGGCAGTTCGTGATATATGGTTTTGCAACGATGGGACTAAGTTTTTGACTGCTGGATATGACAAGAACATCAAGTATTGGGATACAGAAACGGGGCAGGTGATATCAACATTCTCAACAGGGAAGATACCTTATGTGGTCAGGCTGAACCCAGATGACGATAAGCAGAATATTCTTTTAGCGGGCATGAGTGACAAGAAGATTGTTCAGTGGGATATGAATTCTGGGCAAATCACTCAAGAATATGATCAGCATTTGGGAGCAGTTAATACCATCACTTTTGTGGACAACAACAGAAGGTTTGTCACGTCCAGTGATGATAAATCTCTCCGTGTTTGGGAGTTTGGTATTCCTGTGGTTATAAAGTATATCAGTGAGCCTCACATGCATTCCATGCCATCCATAGCTCTTCACCCCAACACAAACTGGCTAGCAGCCCAGAGTTTGGACAACCAGATTCTTATCTACAGCACTAGGGAAAGATTTCAGCTTAATAAGAAGAAAAGGTTTGCAGGGCACATAGTGGCTGGATATGCTTGCCAAGTCAATTTTTCACCTGATGGAAGATTTGTTATGTCGGGAGATGGCGAGGGTAAATGCTGGTTTTGGGACTGGAAGAGTTGCAAAGTCTTTAGAACTCTAAAGTGTCATGAAGGGGTATGTATTGGTTGTCAGTGGCATCCATTGGAGCAAAGTAAAGTGGCAACTTGTGGCTGGGATGGCTTAATTAAGTACTGGTAA
- the LOC127788362 gene encoding uncharacterized protein LOC127788362, whose protein sequence is MGASYNEDFPSSSYAALTEDRRLLKLIHDNVHGNISLDPLSLKFIDTEQFQRLRDLKQLGVTPMVYPGAVHSRFEHSLGVYCLAGETINRITNYQGLELGIDHFDIQTVKLAGLLHDVGHGPFSHMFESEVLPRVLNGSTWSHEEMSLKMIDYMVDMHNIDIDPECQKKVKEMIVASCKNAPPKNLKEKCFLYDIVANGRNGIDVDKFDYIVRDCRACGLSCNFQFQRLLENMRVIGGEICYRAKEYLTIYKLFTTRADLHRTVYMHAKVKAIELMIADALIKANDYLQIASSIQDPAAYWKLDDSIIKTIEISSEQELKESRDLILRIRRRDLYQYCNEFTVPKDKLEHFKNVTPQDIICSQRTGGVTLREEDIAVSNVKIDLTCGRNNPLERINFFKDYDSDEKFPIRDESISHLLPAYYQDMIVRVYSKKPELVEAVSEAFENFQMRTYGMKAQVHATPEKKKRRPR, encoded by the exons ATGGGAGCTTCATACAACGAGGACTTCCCGAGCTCGAGCTACGCTGCATTAACGGAGGATCGGCGGCTCTTGAAGCTTATCCACGATAACGTGCACGGCAACATCTCACTCGATCCA CTCTCTCTGAAGTTCATTGATACAGAACAGTTTCAGAG ACTTCGTGATTTAAAGCAACTTG GTGTAACACCCATGGTCTATCCTGGGGCTGTACATTCCCGGTTCGAGCATTCACTTGGGGTATACTGCTTGGCTGGTGAAACTATTAATAGAATCACGAACTACCAA GGCTTGGAGCTTGGGATTGATCATTTTGACATACAGACAGTCAAACTTGCAG gaTTACTGCACGATGTGGGCCATGGACCATTTAGCCACATGTTTGAGAGCGAGGTTCTGCCCAGGGTTCTCAATGGCTCTACATG GTCTCATGAGGAAATGTCTCTGAAGATGATAGACTACATGGTTGACATGCATAACATTGACATTGATCCTGAATGTCAGAAGAAAGTGAAG GAAATGATAGTTGCTAGCTGCAAAAATGCTCCACCAAAA AATCTGAAAGAGAAGTGCTTCTTATATGATATTGTTGCAAATGGTCGAAATGGAATAGATGTAGACAA ATTTGATTACATTGTCCGTGACTGTCGTGCCTGTGGACTAAGTTGCAATTTCCAGTTTCAGAG GCTACTGGAAAATATGCGAGTTATAGGTGGTGAAATATGTTACCGAGCAAAGGAAT ATCTCACCATCTACAAGTTATTCACCACTCGAGCTGATCTGCATCGGACAGTCTATATGCATGCTAAAGTAAAG GCAATAGAACTCATGATTGCGGATGCCCTCATAAAAGCAAATGATTATCTTCAAATTGCATCCAGCATTCAGGATCCGGCTGCTTACTGGAAG TTGGATGACTCAATAATAAAGACCATTGAAATTTCTTCCGAGCAAGAGCTTAAGGAATCTAGGGATCTGATCCTGCGGATCCGGAGGAGGGATCTGTACCAG TACTGCAACGAGTTTACTGTTCCCAAGGACAAGCTCGAGCACTTCAAAAATGTTACTCCCCAAGATATAATTTGTTCCCAG AGAACCGGTGGTGTCACGCTGAGAGAGGAAGATATAGCTGTTAGTAATGTCAAGATTGATTTGACATGCGGAAGGAATAATCCTCTTGAAAG GATCAACTTTTTCAAG GACTACGACAGCGACGAGAAATTCCCCATACGGGACGAGAGCATCAGTCACTTGCTGCCTGCATACTATCAGGATATGATCGTGAGGGTTTACTCTAAGAAGCCTGAGTTG GTGGAAGCAGTTTCTGAGGCATTTGAGAACTTTCAAATGAGGACATATGGCATGAAAGCCCAAGTACACGCAACTCCTGAGAAAAAGAAACGACGCCCAAGGTGA
- the LOC127788859 gene encoding uncharacterized protein LOC127788859 isoform X1, translating to MDLLQSYTDGEIDGDDQQPQEPDESLRNPSSTASDHHSSPESSPVRISLPAKSSAPKVDDTTLALTVAQTNRTLAKPLDPKQHVVAYNPTYDQLWAPIYGPSHPYAKDGLAQGLRNHKLGFVENAAIEPFVFDEQYNTFHKYGYAADPSASAGFNYVGDLDRLKECDGISVYNIPQHEQKKRRLEKKKDKEEGEGEGEGEGVDQVDQTEVQNPASEAWLLKNRKSPWAGKKEGLQAELTEEQKKYAEEYAKKKGEERAGNSEKGELVADKSTFHGKEERDYQGRSWIAPPKDAKATNDHCYIPKRLVHTWSGHTKGVSAIRFFPKHGHLILSAGMDTKVKIWDVFNSGKCMRTYMGHSKAVRDIWFCNDGTKFLTAGYDKNIKYWDTETGQVISTFSTGKIPYVVRLNPDDDKQNILLAGMSDKKIVQWDMNSGQITQEYDQHLGAVNTITFVDNNRRFVTSSDDKSLRVWEFGIPVVIKYISEPHMHSMPSIALHPNTNWLAAQSLDNQILIYSTRERFQLNKKKRFAGHIVAGYACQVNFSPDGRFVMSGDGEGKCWFWDWKSCKVFRTLKCHEGVCIGCQWHPLEQSKVATCGWDGLIKYWD from the exons ATGGATCTTCTCCAGTCATACACAGACGGCGAAATCGATGGCGACGACCAACAGCCCCAGGAACCAGACGAGTCGCTTCGGAACCCTAGCTCAACCGCCTCCGACCACCACTCCTCGCCGGAATCTTCGCCGGTCCGAATCTCCCTCCCCGCCAAATCGTCCGCCCCCAAAGTCGATGACACCACTCTCGCCCTCACCGTGGCCCAGACCAATCGAACCCTAGCCAAGCCGCTCGACCCCAAGCAACACGTCGTCGCTTACAATCCCACTTACGACCAGCTCTGGGCGCCGATCTACGGCCCTTCGCATCCCTACGCCAAGGACGGTCTCGCCCAGGGCCTCCGCAATCACAAGCTAGGGTTCGTCGAAAACGCCGCGATTGAGCCCTTCGTTTTCGACGAACAGTATAATACGTTCCACAAATACGGTTATGCGGCTGACCCCTCGGCCTCGGCCGGGTTTAATTACGTCGGAGACTTGGATAGGTTGAAGGAATGCGATGGCATATCGGTGTATAATATACCCCAGCACGAGCAGAAAAAGCGGAGGcttgagaagaagaaggataaagaagaaggggaaggcGAAGGCGAAGGCGAAGGCGTCGATCAGGTTGATCAGACGGAGGTCCAGAATCCGGCGTCGGAGGCGTGGTTATTGAAGAACCGGAAGAGTCCATGGGCGGGAAAGAAGGAAGGGTTGCAGGCGGAGTTGACGGAGGAGCAGAAGAAGTATGCGGAGGAGTATGCGAAGAAGAAGGGTGAAGAGAGAGCTGGGAATAGTGAAAAGGGTGAGTTGGTTGCTGATAAGAGTACATTCCACGGGAAGGAGGAGAGGGATTATCAGGGTAGATCGTGGATTGCGCCACCTAAGGACGCCAAGGCCACGAATGACCATTGTTATATACCAAAGAGATTGGTCCATACTTGGAGTGGGCACACAAAGGGTGTGTCTGCCATTCGGTTTTTCCCTAAGCATGGCCATTTGATTCTCTCGGCTGGAATGGACACGAAGGTGAAGATTTGGGATGTGTTCAATTCGGGTAAATGTATGAGGACTTACATGGGGCATTCAAAGGCAGTTCGTGATATATGGTTTTGCAACGATGGGACTAAGTTTTTGACTGCTGGATATGACAAGAACATCAAGTATTGGGATACAGAAACGGGGCAGGTGATATCAACATTCTCAACAGGGAAGATACCTTATGTGGTCAGGCTGAACCCAGATGACGATAAGCAGAATATTCTTTTAGCGGGCATGAGTGACAAGAAGATTGTTCAGTGGGATATGAATTCTGGGCAAATCACTCAAGAATATGATCAGCATTTGGGAGCAGTTAATACCATCACTTTTGTGGACAACAACAGAAGGTTTGTCACGTCCAGTGATGATAAATCTCTCCGTGTTTGGGAGTTTGGTATTCCTGTGGTTATAAAGTATATCAGTGAGCCTCACATGCATTCCATGCCATCCATAGCTCTTCACCCCAACACAAACTGGCTAGCAGCCCAGAGTTTGGACAACCAGATTCTTATCTACAGCACTAGGGAAAGATTTCAGCTTAATAAGAAGAAAAGGTTTGCAGGGCACATAGTGGCTGGATATGCTTGCCAAGTCAATTTTTCACCTGATGGAAGATTTGTTATGTCGGGAGATGGCGAGGGTAAATGCTGGTTTTGGGACTGGAAGAGTTGCAAAGTCTTTAGAACTCTAAAGTGTCATGAAGGGGTATGTATTGGTTGTCAGTGGCATCCATTGGAGCAAAGTAAAGTGGCAACTTGTGGCTGGGATGGCTTAATTAAGTACTG GGACTAG
- the LOC127788363 gene encoding uncharacterized protein LOC127788363 isoform X1: MEPSCGVWMRRLRANHHHLLLVTRPPPLPSSPAPLRRIPPSSSRLRLRRLLSTAASFSLPPLEPVVDQEEQGVPNQVSEKALLKGMRYAELEKWVQLHGFRPGQALMLWKRLYGNNIWAHCIDELEGLNKDFRKMLSQHAEFRALSMKDVLTASDGTRKILFTLEDGLVIETVVIPCERGRTTVCVSSQVGCAMNCQFCYTGRMGLKRNLTAAEIVDQAVFARRLLSSEVGSITNVVFMGMGEPLHNIENVIKAADIMVHEQGLYFSPRKVTVSTSGLVPQLKRFLYESNCALAVSLNATTDEVRNWIMPINRKYNLGILLGTLREELRFKNNYKVLFEYVMLAGINDSIEDAKRLINLVQGIPCKINLISFNPHSGSQFKPTDEEKMIQFRNILAEAGCVVFLRLSRGDDRMAACGQLGKPGDIQAPLLRVPAQFRAALEATA, from the exons ATGGAGCCGAGTTGCGGCGTGTGGATGAGGAGGCTGAGAGCGAACCACCATCATCTGCTCCTCGTCACCAGGCCTCCTCCACTTCCCTCCTCTCCGGCTCCGCTTCGCCGCATTCCTCCATCGTCCTcccgcctccgcctccgccgcTTGCTTTCAACCGCCGCCAGTTTTTCCCTTCCTCCTCTCGAACCAGTCGTCGACCAAGAGGAGCAGGGGGTTCCGAATCAGGTCTCAGAGAAGGCGTTGCTCAAGGGAATGAGATATGCCGAACTCGAA AAATGGGTCCAATTGCATGGATTTAGGCCTGGTCAGGCCCTAATGTTATGGAAACGCCTTTATGGGAATAACATCTGGGCACATTGTATAGATGAATTGGAAG GTTTAAACAAAGATTTCAGGAAAATGTTGAGTCAACATGCTGAATTTAGGGCTTTATCAATGAAAGATGTTCTTACTGCATCTGATGGCACCAGAAAG ATTTTATTCACATTGGAAGATGGGCTGGTAATTGAAACAGTTGTAATACCTTGCGAGAGGGGCAGGACTACTGTTTGTGTTTCAAGTCAAGTGGGTTGTGCCATGAATTGTCAGTTCTGCTACACCGGCAG AATGggtttgaaaagaaatttaactGCTGCCGAAATAGTAGACCAGGCTGTATTTGCTCGACGGCTGCTCTCGAGTGAAGTTGGCTCCATTACAAATGTTGTGTTCATG GGAATGGGAGAGCCACTTCACAACATTGAAAATGTCATAAAAGCTGCAGATATAATGGTGCACGAGCAAGGCCTTTATTTCAGTCCTCGCAAGGTTACTGTTTCAACCAGTGGACTTGTCCCTCAATTAAAACGTTTTCTTTATGAATCTAATTGTGCTTTAGCAGTCAGCTTGAATGCAACAACTGATGAG GTTAGGAATTGGATCATGCCAATTAACAGGAAATATAACCTAGGCATTCTTCTGGGGACCCTTAGAGAGGAGCTTcgtttcaaaaataattacaaagtTCTGTTCGAGTATGTAATGCTTGCAGGCATTAATGACAG TATTGAGGACGCAAAGAGGCTGATTAATCTTGTTCAGGGCATTCCATGCAAGATTAATCTTATCTCATTCAACCCTCATTCCGGGTCCCAGTTTAAACCAACAGACGAAGAGAAGATGATACAGTTTCGGAACATTCTGGCCGAGGCTGGATGTGTAGTGTTCCTGCGACTCAGTCGAGGTGATGATCGGATGGCCGCCTGTGGTCAGCTCGGCAAGCCCGGTGACATCCAGGCTCCCCTGCTCCGCGTTCCGGCTCAATTTCGAGCAGCACTAGAGGCCACGGCCTGA
- the LOC127788363 gene encoding uncharacterized protein LOC127788363 isoform X2, protein MISMFRFSFYKWVQLHGFRPGQALMLWKRLYGNNIWAHCIDELEGLNKDFRKMLSQHAEFRALSMKDVLTASDGTRKILFTLEDGLVIETVVIPCERGRTTVCVSSQVGCAMNCQFCYTGRMGLKRNLTAAEIVDQAVFARRLLSSEVGSITNVVFMGMGEPLHNIENVIKAADIMVHEQGLYFSPRKVTVSTSGLVPQLKRFLYESNCALAVSLNATTDEVRNWIMPINRKYNLGILLGTLREELRFKNNYKVLFEYVMLAGINDSIEDAKRLINLVQGIPCKINLISFNPHSGSQFKPTDEEKMIQFRNILAEAGCVVFLRLSRGDDRMAACGQLGKPGDIQAPLLRVPAQFRAALEATA, encoded by the exons ATGATTTCGATGTTCAGATTTTCCTTTTAT AAATGGGTCCAATTGCATGGATTTAGGCCTGGTCAGGCCCTAATGTTATGGAAACGCCTTTATGGGAATAACATCTGGGCACATTGTATAGATGAATTGGAAG GTTTAAACAAAGATTTCAGGAAAATGTTGAGTCAACATGCTGAATTTAGGGCTTTATCAATGAAAGATGTTCTTACTGCATCTGATGGCACCAGAAAG ATTTTATTCACATTGGAAGATGGGCTGGTAATTGAAACAGTTGTAATACCTTGCGAGAGGGGCAGGACTACTGTTTGTGTTTCAAGTCAAGTGGGTTGTGCCATGAATTGTCAGTTCTGCTACACCGGCAG AATGggtttgaaaagaaatttaactGCTGCCGAAATAGTAGACCAGGCTGTATTTGCTCGACGGCTGCTCTCGAGTGAAGTTGGCTCCATTACAAATGTTGTGTTCATG GGAATGGGAGAGCCACTTCACAACATTGAAAATGTCATAAAAGCTGCAGATATAATGGTGCACGAGCAAGGCCTTTATTTCAGTCCTCGCAAGGTTACTGTTTCAACCAGTGGACTTGTCCCTCAATTAAAACGTTTTCTTTATGAATCTAATTGTGCTTTAGCAGTCAGCTTGAATGCAACAACTGATGAG GTTAGGAATTGGATCATGCCAATTAACAGGAAATATAACCTAGGCATTCTTCTGGGGACCCTTAGAGAGGAGCTTcgtttcaaaaataattacaaagtTCTGTTCGAGTATGTAATGCTTGCAGGCATTAATGACAG TATTGAGGACGCAAAGAGGCTGATTAATCTTGTTCAGGGCATTCCATGCAAGATTAATCTTATCTCATTCAACCCTCATTCCGGGTCCCAGTTTAAACCAACAGACGAAGAGAAGATGATACAGTTTCGGAACATTCTGGCCGAGGCTGGATGTGTAGTGTTCCTGCGACTCAGTCGAGGTGATGATCGGATGGCCGCCTGTGGTCAGCTCGGCAAGCCCGGTGACATCCAGGCTCCCCTGCTCCGCGTTCCGGCTCAATTTCGAGCAGCACTAGAGGCCACGGCCTGA